CGGCCACCACCGGGGTCGTCGTGGCCTCGTCGTGCAGTTCCACCGTGACCGGCTACGACACGATGCCGCCGTACGCGAATCCTTGCGCGGCCGAGGAACCGCCGAGTGGGGTCGCGGTTCCGGCAGGCAACCTGCCCGGATGGCGCCAGATCTTCGTCGACGAGTTCGACCGCTGTGAACTCGGGGGCACGTGGAGCACGTACAGCGGCAACCCCGGCGGCAACCCCCATTCCCTGTGGGACGGATCGATGGTCGAGACCGGCGACGGTACGCTCGCGCTGCGCGCACGCCGGGACGAGGCCGGCGACTGGATCACGGGTGGGGTCTCGAACTATCCCGTCACCCAGCTCTACGGACGCTGGGAGATCCGGATGCGAGCGGATCACAGCGACGACATCTCGTATCACATGCTGCTGTGGCCCCAGAACGAACAGTGGCCGCCGGAGATCGATTTCGCGGAGAGTGTGAGCGGCGACCGATCCGAGATGGACGCCTTCCTGCACTGGGTCGGTGCGGACGGCGAGAACGACAAGGCCAGTGCCGCCGTGAACGGCGACTTCTCGGACTGGCACACCGTCGGGGTCGAGTGGCTACCGGGATTGGTGCGGTACCTGCTGGACGGTCGGGTGTGGGCGGAGGTCCGCAGCGCCCACATGGTTCCCACCGTCCCGATGTGGCTGGGAATGCAGGCGGAAGCCGGTGCCTGCGAACGACGACTCGACTGGGGCCTGACTCCGTGTGACGAGGACCCGCAGGACCGTCCGGACACCGCGACCGTCGAGATCGACTGGGTCACCGTCTATGCCCCGGACGAAGCCGAGATCGAGCGGATGACCCGGAACGGGGAATTCGACCGAACCGAGTCCGCCGTCCGGATCACCGACGACTGATCACTCCGCAGCGGACCGCATCCGGGAGACGGCACGCGCGAGCGGCACCGCGAGGATCACCGCCGAGGCGCCCTCCGCGGCGATGTAGGCCCACCCCATCGCCGCGATTCCCCGCTCCGAGATCAGCGCCGTGCTCAGCCCGAGGATGACCGCCGCATTGACGATCTGGACGGCGACGGCCAGCCGCATCCGGCGGGTCACCCGGGCGATGGCGTTGTACAGGGTGGGAACGACGACCAGCGGCAGGGCCACGGCGACCAGCCGCAACAGAGGCACCCCGGCCTCCCCATAGCGAGGGTCGAGGAATCCCAGTATCCAGGGCCCGACCACCGCGAAGAGCACCACACCTCCGGCACACACCGCACCGATCACGGCCGCGAACCGCAGGGTCAGCGAGTAGGTTCGCGTCGGGTCGGCAGCGGCGGCCGCGACGAACGGCCCGGTGAGCATCGTCATCAGGACCAGTACCGCGCTGACGAGGGACCAGGCGATCGCGAAGTGCGCGTTGGCATCCGCACCGAGGATGGCGATGACCACGAGAGGAAGCACCAGCGGCGCGAGTGCGCTCACCACGTAGATCCCGTAGGCGCTGACGAGGAACTCGGCGATCTCGCGCCGCGGCGGGAGGGAGGGCTCGACGTCCCGGTAGGCCAGGGAGCCGACCCGGCGCCACATCAGCCGACCCAGCACGATCGCCCCGATCGCCGCCGGTACCGCCCAGGTCCAGACGATGGCCAGCCGCGAGGCGGTGAACGCGAACGCCAGGGCGAGAACGAGTTTCACGAGAGCGTGGGTGACGTTCTTTCCTGCCGCCCAGCCGGCCTCGCGCAGACCCACCGCCGTGTGGTCCCCGAGAGCGAACACCGAGAACACCGCGACGACCAGGGGGAAGGTCACCATTTCCCAGGTGTGCGTGAACATCTCGCCGGTGGGGCCGACGACCAGGAACACGCATCCCAGGAGCGTGCCGACGCCGGCTCCGGTCGCCGTTCCCCGCAGGATCATCGATCGCGCGGTGCGGCCCGCCTCGGGCAGGAAACGCTCGAACACCGCGCCGAAGCTGAGGTTCCCGAACGCGGAGAGCATGGTGGCGGTGGTGATCACCGCCGCCGCCGCCCCCACTTCCGCGGCCGGGTAGACCTTCGCGACGGCAACCCAGTAGACGAGCCCCACTCCGCCCGTGACCAGGGCGGAGAGGGTGAGCGCGAGGCTGTTGCGCCCCAGACTGCGCCCTGGGGGAGCCGCGTCGTCCGGCCTGCCCACCGGCGTGGTGGCGAGCTCGGACGCGGTGCTCACGCAGTCAGTTCGCTGACGTCCGCAGCAGCGGAAGCCTTGCGGATGTCCTGGGTGTCCCGCCAGTGACGCCACTCCGAGATGATGGTGCGCAGCACCCGCATCCCGTCGCTGTAGGCGTTGAGGTTGCTGCGTCCGTGCAGGCGTGGCCCCTCGAAGGAACCGACTTCCACGATCCGGAGGCCACTGGTGGCCAACCGGACATTGATGACGGTCTCGATCTCGAACCCGTCGCCCCACTGCGCCCGGGTGTACTCCGTCGGAGCCAGCTCGATGAGCGGGACGTGCTTGCGCCAGAAGGCGTTGTAGCCGTAGCAGAGGTCGGAGAACTTCGTCCGGAAGACGACGTTGACCAGACCGTTGAGACCCTTGTTGCCGACATTGCGCAGCAGCGTGATGTCCGAGCTGCCACCGGGCGCGACGAACCTGCTGCCCTTGGCCAAGTCGGCGCCCGCGACGAGCGCCTCGACGAAGCGAGGGATCTCGGCGGGATCGGTCGAACCGTCGGCGTCGATCATCACGATGATGTCGCCCGTCGCCGCGGCGAATCCGCAGGCGAGTGCGTTCCCCTTGCCGCTTCGGGTCTGGGTGATGAAGGTGGCGTCCGGCCAGAGCTCGCGGGCGACCGTGACGGTGTCGTCGACCGAGTTTCCGTCGACGAAGACGATCTGGTCGATACCGCCCGGCATCCGGGAGGCGACGAACGGCAGATTCTTTGCCTCGTTCATCGCGGGGATGATCACCGACACCGTGGGACGGGACGACGCCTCACCGGCATCGGGGGTCGGTGTGGGAACTCCGGGTTCACCGACGTCGGCGCCCGGGGAGTCGATCGGTGTTGTCACGGCGGTGTCTCCATCGAGAGTTCAGGCGAGGCCACGACACCACACCAGCGGGTGTGCATCTCGAAAGTGGGGGTATGGCCTGCAATTCGAGCGAACTGCATGGCATACAGTAAGAGGTAGGCAAGCCTAAACAAAGTCGTAGGTGCCGCCGAGTGACCACTGTCACATGGGCTCGACCTGCCGGAACCTTCCGGACCGGGCCTCCCGTCCACTCTCACCGGAGGATCACCGCGTGCGTCCACACGTCGTCGTCATCGGCGCCGGCCCGGCCGGTCTCGTTCTCGCCCGACTACTCGAACTGCAGGGCATCACCTCGGTCGTTCTCGAGGCCCGGGACCGCGAGTACATCGAGAACCGCACCCGCGCAGGCATCCTCGAACAGCCCACCGTCGACCTCCTGCGCGACATCGGTTCGGCCGAGCGACTCGACCGCGAGGGAATGACCCACGACGGCTTCTACCTGCGCTTCGACCGCGCGACCCATCACCTGGACTTCCACGCCCTCACCGGTGGACACGCCACCGTGTACGGCCAGCAGGAACTGGTCAAGGATCTCGTCGCCCAGCGCCTGGCCGGCGGTGGTCCGCTCGTGTTCGGCGCCCGGGTGACCGACGTCGACCTGTCCGCCGATCACGCGCGCGTCGTCTACGAGAAGGACGGCGTGCAGACCGAGGTGGACGCCGATTTCGTTGCCGGCTGCGACGGCTTCCACGGGGTGAGCCGGCACGCGATACCGGCGGCGCTGCGCCGGGAACACACGCGCGCCTACCCGTTCTCCTGGCTCGGCATCCTCGCCCACAGCACCCCGGCGACACCGGAGGGAATGTATTGCGCCCACGAGCGAGGGCTGTCCGTACACAGCATGCGGGGCCCCCGGATCACGCGCCAATACCTGCAGGTCCCGGCCGACACCGCACTGACGGAGTGGCCGGACGAGCGGATCTGGGACGAACTGTCCACGCGCAGCGCCGCCGACGACGCACCCGCGCTCGACCGGGGCGAGATCTTCGACCGGTCACTCGCCCCGCTGCGGAGCTTCGTGTGCGAGACGATGCAGTACCGACGCCTGTTCCTGCTGGGGGATGCCGCGCACATCGTGCCGCCGACCGGAGCCAAGGGTCTCAATCTCGCGGTGTCGGATGCGTCCACGCTCGCGTACGCGCTGGGCGCCCACCATGCGACGGGCTCCCGCACGGAAATCGAGGCGTACTCGGCTACCTGCCTGCCCAGGATCTGGCAGGCGCAACTGTTC
This genomic interval from Rhodococcus triatomae contains the following:
- a CDS encoding glycoside hydrolase family 16 protein; amino-acid sequence: MTATVPRRGSRAAAAIAAATTGVVVASSCSSTVTGYDTMPPYANPCAAEEPPSGVAVPAGNLPGWRQIFVDEFDRCELGGTWSTYSGNPGGNPHSLWDGSMVETGDGTLALRARRDEAGDWITGGVSNYPVTQLYGRWEIRMRADHSDDISYHMLLWPQNEQWPPEIDFAESVSGDRSEMDAFLHWVGADGENDKASAAVNGDFSDWHTVGVEWLPGLVRYLLDGRVWAEVRSAHMVPTVPMWLGMQAEAGACERRLDWGLTPCDEDPQDRPDTATVEIDWVTVYAPDEAEIERMTRNGEFDRTESAVRITDD
- a CDS encoding lipopolysaccharide biosynthesis protein, with the translated sequence MSTASELATTPVGRPDDAAPPGRSLGRNSLALTLSALVTGGVGLVYWVAVAKVYPAAEVGAAAAVITTATMLSAFGNLSFGAVFERFLPEAGRTARSMILRGTATGAGVGTLLGCVFLVVGPTGEMFTHTWEMVTFPLVVAVFSVFALGDHTAVGLREAGWAAGKNVTHALVKLVLALAFAFTASRLAIVWTWAVPAAIGAIVLGRLMWRRVGSLAYRDVEPSLPPRREIAEFLVSAYGIYVVSALAPLVLPLVVIAILGADANAHFAIAWSLVSAVLVLMTMLTGPFVAAAAADPTRTYSLTLRFAAVIGAVCAGGVVLFAVVGPWILGFLDPRYGEAGVPLLRLVAVALPLVVVPTLYNAIARVTRRMRLAVAVQIVNAAVILGLSTALISERGIAAMGWAYIAAEGASAVILAVPLARAVSRMRSAAE
- a CDS encoding glycosyltransferase family 2 protein; its protein translation is MDSPGADVGEPGVPTPTPDAGEASSRPTVSVIIPAMNEAKNLPFVASRMPGGIDQIVFVDGNSVDDTVTVARELWPDATFITQTRSGKGNALACGFAAATGDIIVMIDADGSTDPAEIPRFVEALVAGADLAKGSRFVAPGGSSDITLLRNVGNKGLNGLVNVVFRTKFSDLCYGYNAFWRKHVPLIELAPTEYTRAQWGDGFEIETVINVRLATSGLRIVEVGSFEGPRLHGRSNLNAYSDGMRVLRTIISEWRHWRDTQDIRKASAAADVSELTA
- a CDS encoding 4-hydroxybenzoate 3-monooxygenase, whose translation is MRPHVVVIGAGPAGLVLARLLELQGITSVVLEARDREYIENRTRAGILEQPTVDLLRDIGSAERLDREGMTHDGFYLRFDRATHHLDFHALTGGHATVYGQQELVKDLVAQRLAGGGPLVFGARVTDVDLSADHARVVYEKDGVQTEVDADFVAGCDGFHGVSRHAIPAALRREHTRAYPFSWLGILAHSTPATPEGMYCAHERGLSVHSMRGPRITRQYLQVPADTALTEWPDERIWDELSTRSAADDAPALDRGEIFDRSLAPLRSFVCETMQYRRLFLLGDAAHIVPPTGAKGLNLAVSDASTLAYALGAHHATGSRTEIEAYSATCLPRIWQAQLFSATLTATLHADPTDPIETGLRFARLRRWTESEAERRALGEVYLGLPFPTPWKYPEASGVA